The following are from one region of the Prevotella communis genome:
- a CDS encoding ADP-ribosylglycohydrolase family protein, with product MLGALIGDIVGSRWEFNPTNDYNFEWLSEENGFTDDTICTVAVADALLHEREFGESIHDWCRRYPNPKGGYGGRFAQWVHSDNPQPYNSFGNGSAMRVSPVAHWHDNVDEVLDAAAATALPSHNHDEGIKGAQTVALAIFKALQHEEQAPEHIDEILDECVQFSGYDINIRKADVINRFDETCQGTVPVALWIIGISDGFEDAVRKAVSLGADADTLGAIVGSIAEAIWGIPKPMKQEIQEYLPAEMKEVIAQFYESIKEK from the coding sequence ATGTTAGGAGCATTAATTGGAGATATCGTTGGTAGTCGCTGGGAGTTCAATCCTACGAACGACTACAATTTCGAATGGCTGTCAGAGGAGAACGGCTTCACCGATGACACCATCTGCACCGTCGCTGTCGCCGATGCTTTACTACATGAACGCGAGTTCGGTGAAAGCATCCATGACTGGTGCCGCCGCTATCCTAATCCGAAGGGAGGATATGGCGGACGTTTTGCCCAGTGGGTTCATAGCGACAACCCTCAGCCATACAACAGCTTTGGCAACGGCTCTGCAATGCGCGTATCTCCAGTAGCTCATTGGCACGACAACGTCGACGAGGTTCTTGATGCTGCAGCTGCCACCGCCCTACCCTCCCATAATCATGATGAAGGAATCAAAGGTGCTCAGACTGTTGCTCTGGCCATCTTCAAGGCTTTGCAACATGAAGAGCAAGCACCAGAGCATATTGACGAGATTCTCGATGAATGTGTCCAGTTCTCCGGCTATGACATCAACATTAGGAAGGCTGATGTTATCAACCGATTCGATGAAACATGCCAGGGCACAGTTCCTGTCGCGCTCTGGATTATCGGCATCAGCGATGGTTTTGAGGATGCGGTTCGTAAGGCCGTATCACTGGGCGCCGACGCAGACACACTGGGTGCCATCGTTGGCAGTATCGCCGAAGCCATCTGGGGCATACCCAAGCCTATGAAGCAAGAAATTCAGGAATATCTCCCTGCAGAGA
- a CDS encoding AlbA family DNA-binding domain-containing protein, with product MDFYERKGYCIEDLNDFIELEVEENRHLDYKDGAALSPDKIPEITKDVSSFANSDGGIIIYGVGEDKNTHKPSYYAPIIDSKFSKEWLEQKINLIQPKIEGLTIYPIRLNKKATKSIYIVKIPRSDDAPHMADDKRYYRRGNFSSEIMHSDEVRDCFHRFTAPLLRLMGADLFYEIQPASERKELFFRAFVQNNSRGVASLYKINVYIFTKAPIDNISLARVNESSKVCTLTKMDSQSIRIGIVSEEPIFKNECIEVGNFFINIPDKDKETFFSTSLIRVVLLYEKGATEILYVPKEHSCIKEVNAINAVLKKDFPDYRADYL from the coding sequence ATGGATTTTTACGAAAGAAAAGGATATTGTATAGAAGACTTAAATGACTTTATCGAGTTAGAAGTCGAAGAAAACAGGCATCTTGACTACAAAGATGGAGCTGCGTTATCCCCAGATAAGATTCCTGAAATAACAAAGGATGTGTCATCATTTGCGAACTCGGATGGTGGCATTATTATTTATGGTGTAGGTGAAGACAAAAATACTCACAAGCCAAGTTATTATGCCCCAATAATCGATAGCAAATTTTCAAAGGAATGGCTTGAACAAAAGATAAACCTCATCCAACCGAAAATTGAGGGGCTTACAATATATCCCATAAGACTCAATAAAAAAGCAACAAAGTCAATATACATTGTTAAGATTCCCAGAAGTGATGACGCCCCTCATATGGCAGATGATAAAAGGTATTATAGAAGAGGTAATTTCTCCTCTGAAATTATGCATAGCGATGAAGTTCGTGACTGCTTTCATCGTTTCACTGCACCCTTATTGAGATTAATGGGTGCTGATCTTTTTTATGAAATACAGCCAGCATCAGAACGAAAGGAATTGTTTTTTAGAGCCTTTGTACAGAATAATAGCAGAGGGGTTGCTAGTCTTTACAAAATCAATGTCTATATTTTTACCAAAGCTCCCATTGATAACATTAGTTTAGCTAGAGTAAACGAATCTTCTAAAGTTTGTACATTGACGAAAATGGACTCACAAAGTATTCGAATAGGAATAGTGTCAGAAGAACCAATCTTTAAAAATGAATGCATTGAGGTAGGTAATTTTTTTATTAATATTCCAGATAAGGACAAAGAAACATTTTTTTCCACCTCACTAATACGTGTGGTTCTATTATATGAGAAAGGTGCTACAGAAATTCTTTATGTTCCTAAAGAACACTCTTGTATAAAGGAAGTTAACGCCATAAATGCAGTTTTGAAAAAAGATTTCCCTGATTACAGAGCAGACTATCTATAA